The Haladaptatus cibarius D43 genome window below encodes:
- a CDS encoding DHH family phosphoesterase yields MVSRLMLGCGSVGYALVESVAEWPGSLVVVTEDESRVETLRTEGISATRGDPTDPAVTKGRPRVDIAFVAGDDPEKNLASARAVRETHPNAYVVTYAGTEPNRSISDELETLADRVIAPGTLITDHLLSMTDQDTAFRTQELRRTLRDIDGKLGIFMHDNPDPDAIASAVALEGLAESVGTEAETCYYGAISHQENRAFVNLLELNLRNLDPGDDLSEFGGFALVDHSSPGVNDQLPEDTPVDVVIDHHPPNHPVEARFVDLRSDVGATSSLLADHLEHLGIDPAERVATGLLYGIRVDTKDFTREVSESDFEAAAFLLPHADTGTLERVESPSISPDTFDTISRAIRNRELDGTVLASCVGALSDRDALAQAADRLLNMDGVNVTLVFGFMQGTVYVSARARGTDVDLGETMRAAFGQIGSAGGHADMAGAQISLGLLGEVEEEEEASLSTIVGEIITDRFFETVRSRPGPDGFESAEEHVAAFDIQLAESDDE; encoded by the coding sequence ATGGTTTCGCGGCTCATGCTCGGCTGTGGTTCGGTCGGGTATGCACTCGTCGAGTCAGTGGCCGAATGGCCCGGCAGTCTCGTCGTCGTCACGGAGGACGAGAGCAGAGTCGAAACACTGCGCACGGAGGGCATCTCGGCCACTCGCGGCGACCCCACCGACCCAGCGGTTACGAAAGGACGACCGCGGGTTGACATCGCGTTCGTCGCGGGCGACGACCCCGAGAAAAATCTGGCATCGGCGCGCGCAGTCCGCGAAACGCATCCGAACGCCTACGTCGTCACCTACGCGGGAACCGAACCAAACCGGAGTATTTCGGATGAGTTAGAAACTCTCGCAGACCGAGTCATCGCCCCCGGAACGCTCATCACCGACCACCTGCTGTCGATGACCGACCAAGATACGGCGTTTCGGACACAGGAACTCCGGCGAACCCTCCGCGACATCGACGGTAAACTCGGGATTTTCATGCATGACAACCCCGACCCGGACGCCATCGCAAGCGCGGTCGCGTTGGAAGGGTTGGCCGAGTCGGTTGGAACGGAGGCGGAGACGTGCTACTACGGCGCGATTTCCCATCAGGAAAACCGGGCGTTCGTCAACCTGCTGGAGTTGAATTTGCGCAATCTCGACCCCGGCGACGACCTTTCGGAGTTCGGGGGGTTCGCGCTGGTCGACCACTCCAGTCCGGGCGTGAACGACCAACTGCCGGAGGATACGCCGGTAGACGTGGTTATCGATCATCACCCGCCGAACCATCCGGTCGAAGCGCGATTCGTGGATTTGCGTAGCGACGTCGGCGCGACGAGTTCGCTGCTCGCAGACCATTTAGAACATCTCGGCATCGACCCCGCAGAACGGGTCGCAACCGGGCTTCTCTACGGGATTCGCGTGGACACGAAAGATTTCACCCGCGAGGTGTCCGAATCGGATTTCGAGGCGGCGGCGTTCTTGCTCCCACACGCGGATACCGGAACGTTGGAGCGCGTCGAGAGTCCGTCCATCAGTCCCGACACCTTCGATACGATTTCCCGCGCGATTCGCAACCGCGAACTCGACGGAACCGTGCTGGCGAGTTGCGTCGGCGCGCTTTCGGACAGGGACGCATTGGCGCAGGCCGCAGATCGTCTGCTCAACATGGACGGCGTGAACGTCACACTCGTCTTCGGTTTCATGCAGGGAACCGTGTACGTCTCGGCGCGCGCGCGCGGAACGGACGTTGACCTCGGTGAAACCATGCGGGCCGCGTTCGGCCAAATCGGAAGCGCGGGCGGGCACGCCGACATGGCCGGGGCGCAGATTTCACTCGGTCTGCTCGGCGAAGTCGAAGAGGAAGAAGAAGCCTCCCTCTCAACCATCGTCGGCGAGATAATAACCGATCGATTCTTCGAAACCGTTCGTTCCCGACCGGGACCGGATGGGTTCGAATCCGCCGAGGAACACGTCGCTGCATTCGACATTCAACTCGCGGAGAGCGACGACGAGTAG
- a CDS encoding competence/damage-inducible protein A, with the protein MQVAILTVGDELLAGDTVNTNAAWLAEKIHDRGGSVRRIMTVPDEAEIIAHRVREWRETFDAVIVTGGLGGTPDDVTMDAVSMALDRNAVVDAQTRERLEEKARQFAADNPELTDEYDLELDLDEAAELPAGGQPLVTDAGWAPGCAVEDVYVFPGIPREMKAMFELVADEFDGAVVSETIHTPAPEGALGSVLSAVRERFDVAVGSYPGRGDTPGRLKVTSTDAEEVSAAVAWLRNNVEIVVAEEIEPTESGRENSSVDVANPDGQ; encoded by the coding sequence ATGCAGGTCGCTATTCTCACCGTCGGCGACGAACTCCTCGCGGGGGACACCGTCAACACGAACGCGGCGTGGTTGGCCGAGAAAATCCACGACCGCGGCGGGTCGGTGCGGCGAATCATGACCGTTCCCGACGAGGCCGAAATTATCGCGCACCGCGTCCGCGAGTGGCGCGAGACGTTCGACGCAGTAATCGTCACCGGCGGACTCGGGGGGACGCCGGACGACGTGACCATGGACGCGGTTTCGATGGCCCTCGACCGCAACGCCGTGGTCGATGCGCAGACCCGGGAGCGACTCGAAGAAAAAGCCCGGCAGTTCGCGGCGGACAATCCGGAGTTGACCGACGAATACGACCTCGAACTGGATTTGGACGAGGCCGCGGAACTCCCGGCAGGGGGGCAACCGCTGGTCACTGATGCCGGATGGGCACCGGGCTGTGCCGTGGAGGACGTCTACGTTTTTCCCGGAATCCCGCGCGAGATGAAGGCGATGTTCGAACTCGTCGCGGACGAGTTTGACGGGGCGGTCGTCTCGGAGACGATACACACGCCAGCGCCGGAGGGTGCGCTCGGAAGCGTGCTCTCTGCTGTTCGAGAACGATTCGACGTCGCAGTCGGAAGCTATCCGGGTCGGGGTGACACACCCGGACGCCTCAAGGTGACTTCGACGGATGCCGAAGAAGTTTCTGCCGCGGTTGCGTGGTTGCGGAACAACGTCGAAATCGTCGTCGCAGAAGAAATCGAACCGACGGAATCGGGCCGGGAAAACAGCAGTGTCGATGTGGCAAATCCGGATGGCCAATAA
- a CDS encoding cbb3-type cytochrome c oxidase subunit I, which translates to MAATGQIALTVVMGVFLLAVATFLARIEDWRSYTPLSGGGYGYAESTGQAHEEKPAGIIRWLTTVDHKDIGLLYGTYGIIAFAWGGIAVLLMRAELAAPATDFIDPNLYNGLLTTHGITMLFLFGTPIIAAFSNYFIPLLIGADDMAFPRINAIAFWLLPPAAILIWLGFPLAMLGFNVEPAQSSWTMYTPISAERGLSSNPDVLNPGMDFMLLGLHLSGVSATMGAINFIATIFTERGDDVGWPDLDIFSWTILTQSGLILFAFPLLGSALIMLLLDRNFATTFFTAEGGGPILWQHLFWFFGHPEVYILVLPPMGLVSLILPRFAGRKLFGFKFVVYSTLAIGVLSFGVWAHHMFATGIDPRLRASFMAVSMAIAIPSAVKVFNWTTTMWNGRLRMTTPMLFCVGFISNFIIGGVTGVFLAAIPVNLVLHDTYYVVGHFHYIVMGAIAVAGFAGIYYWFPIYTGRMYQKKLAHMHFWLTMIGTNVTFFAMLFLGYGGMPRRYATFLPQFATMHQLATAGAFLMGIGQLIFVWNIVQSWLEGPHAPADPWKLGEDGLLTKEWTWFEKKQETALTDGGEADGAHSSDD; encoded by the coding sequence ATGGCAGCTACAGGGCAGATAGCTCTCACCGTAGTGATGGGAGTGTTTTTGCTGGCGGTCGCCACGTTCCTCGCCCGAATCGAGGACTGGCGGTCTTACACGCCTCTTAGCGGAGGGGGCTATGGGTATGCAGAATCGACCGGGCAGGCCCACGAGGAGAAACCTGCCGGAATCATTCGGTGGTTAACGACAGTTGACCACAAAGACATCGGCCTACTGTACGGAACGTACGGTATCATTGCCTTCGCGTGGGGTGGCATCGCAGTGCTTCTCATGCGTGCGGAACTCGCCGCACCGGCGACGGACTTCATTGATCCGAACCTCTACAACGGGTTGTTGACCACGCACGGCATCACGATGCTGTTCCTGTTCGGGACGCCCATCATCGCGGCGTTCTCGAACTACTTCATCCCGCTTCTCATCGGCGCGGACGACATGGCGTTCCCGCGAATCAACGCCATCGCGTTCTGGCTCCTGCCACCCGCGGCGATTCTCATCTGGTTGGGATTCCCGCTCGCGATGCTCGGGTTCAACGTCGAACCCGCACAGTCGAGCTGGACGATGTACACGCCGATTTCCGCGGAGCGCGGCCTCTCGTCCAATCCGGACGTCCTGAACCCCGGGATGGACTTCATGCTCCTCGGCCTGCACCTCTCCGGTGTCAGCGCGACGATGGGTGCAATCAACTTCATCGCCACCATCTTCACCGAGCGTGGCGACGATGTCGGATGGCCTGACCTCGACATCTTCTCGTGGACCATCCTGACCCAGTCGGGACTCATCCTGTTCGCGTTCCCGCTTCTCGGGAGTGCGCTCATCATGCTCCTGCTCGACCGGAACTTCGCCACGACGTTCTTCACTGCGGAGGGTGGCGGCCCGATCCTCTGGCAACACCTGTTCTGGTTCTTCGGCCACCCTGAGGTGTACATCCTCGTCCTGCCGCCGATGGGACTGGTCAGCCTCATCCTCCCGCGGTTCGCAGGGAGAAAGCTGTTCGGGTTCAAGTTCGTCGTCTACTCGACGCTCGCAATCGGTGTCCTCTCGTTCGGTGTCTGGGCGCACCACATGTTCGCCACGGGTATCGACCCACGGCTTCGCGCGAGCTTCATGGCGGTGTCGATGGCGATTGCAATCCCGAGCGCGGTGAAGGTGTTCAACTGGACTACGACGATGTGGAACGGTCGGCTTCGAATGACGACGCCGATGCTGTTCTGTGTCGGTTTCATCTCCAACTTCATCATCGGCGGCGTGACCGGCGTGTTCCTCGCGGCCATCCCGGTTAACCTCGTGCTCCACGACACTTACTACGTCGTGGGTCACTTCCACTACATCGTCATGGGTGCCATCGCCGTCGCTGGCTTCGCAGGCATCTACTACTGGTTCCCAATCTACACCGGTCGAATGTACCAGAAGAAACTCGCACACATGCACTTCTGGCTCACGATGATCGGAACGAACGTCACGTTCTTCGCTATGCTGTTCCTCGGTTACGGCGGCATGCCCCGACGATACGCGACGTTCCTCCCGCAGTTTGCAACCATGCACCAACTCGCCACCGCGGGCGCGTTCCTGATGGGTATCGGTCAGCTCATCTTCGTTTGGAACATCGTCCAATCGTGGCTCGAAGGGCCACACGCCCCCGCCGACCCGTGGAAACTCGGCGAGGACGGCCTGCTCACGAAAGAGTGGACGTGGTTCGAGAAGAAACAGGAAACGGCGCTTACAGACGGCGGAGAAGCCGACGGCGCGCACAGTTCGGACGACTAG
- a CDS encoding acyl-CoA mutase large subunit family protein, with the protein MYDEDDLQKIQQGREEWEEDTLSPVLERFGERKDRFATVSNLEVDRLYDPDDVGDIDYDEELGNPGEDPYTRGVYPTMYRGRTWTMRQFAGFGTAEETNERFHYLTDNGQTGLSTAFDMPSLMGKDSDDPLSDGEVGKEGVAVDTLRDMEILFDGIDLDEVSTSFTINPSAPVIFAMYVALADQQGVSRDEIRGTFQNDMLKEFIAQKEWVVPPQASLDVVTDTVEFAVEETPNIKPISISGYHIREAGSTAVQELAFTLADGFAYVEDAMERGLDVDEFAPQLSFFFNSHNSLFEEIAKFRAARRIYSTVMDEWYGADDPKSKQLKFHTQTAGQSLTAQQPLNNIVRVTIQALAGVLGGTQSLHTNSFDEALALPSEQAVRVALRTQQIIAEESGAADIIDPLGGSFAVESLTEEVEEKTMAYIEEIKEMGEGSVRDGVLEGIDRGYFHREIQDASYEYQERVEDGEEIVVGVNKYDMEEDTKPDILKVDEETQDRQLARLAEVKEERDDKAVEAALDELDDAIQNDENVMPAIVTAVKAYATMGEIMDVFEAEHGSYQEKIGLA; encoded by the coding sequence ATGTACGACGAGGACGACCTGCAGAAAATTCAGCAGGGAAGAGAGGAATGGGAAGAAGACACCCTCTCGCCCGTGCTGGAGCGGTTCGGTGAGCGGAAAGACCGCTTTGCGACGGTTTCTAATCTCGAAGTAGACCGACTGTACGACCCCGACGACGTGGGCGACATCGACTACGACGAGGAACTCGGCAACCCGGGCGAAGACCCCTACACGCGTGGGGTCTACCCGACGATGTACCGCGGTCGGACGTGGACGATGCGCCAGTTCGCCGGGTTCGGCACCGCGGAGGAAACGAACGAGCGATTCCACTATCTCACCGACAACGGGCAGACCGGCCTCTCGACGGCGTTCGACATGCCGAGTTTGATGGGCAAGGATTCGGACGACCCGCTTTCCGACGGGGAAGTCGGCAAGGAGGGTGTCGCGGTGGACACCCTCCGTGACATGGAAATCCTCTTCGACGGCATCGATTTGGACGAGGTTTCGACCAGTTTCACCATCAATCCGAGTGCGCCCGTCATCTTCGCCATGTACGTCGCGCTGGCCGACCAGCAGGGTGTCTCCCGCGACGAGATTCGGGGCACCTTCCAGAACGACATGCTGAAGGAGTTCATCGCGCAGAAAGAGTGGGTCGTCCCGCCACAGGCGTCGCTGGATGTCGTCACCGACACCGTGGAGTTCGCGGTGGAGGAGACGCCGAACATCAAGCCCATCTCGATTTCGGGCTACCACATCCGCGAGGCCGGTTCGACTGCGGTACAGGAACTCGCCTTCACGCTCGCGGACGGCTTCGCCTACGTCGAGGACGCCATGGAGCGTGGCCTCGACGTTGACGAGTTCGCGCCACAACTGTCCTTTTTCTTCAACTCTCACAACTCGCTGTTCGAGGAGATTGCGAAGTTCCGCGCGGCCCGACGAATCTACTCGACCGTGATGGACGAGTGGTACGGCGCAGACGACCCGAAATCGAAACAGCTCAAGTTCCACACGCAGACCGCGGGACAGTCGTTGACTGCTCAGCAACCGCTGAACAACATCGTTCGTGTGACGATTCAGGCGCTCGCTGGCGTCCTCGGCGGCACCCAGAGTCTCCACACGAACAGCTTCGACGAGGCGCTCGCACTACCGAGCGAGCAGGCGGTTCGTGTCGCTCTCCGAACCCAGCAAATCATCGCCGAAGAAAGCGGCGCGGCGGACATCATCGACCCGCTCGGCGGCAGTTTCGCCGTCGAATCGCTCACCGAAGAAGTCGAGGAGAAGACGATGGCCTACATCGAGGAAATCAAGGAGATGGGCGAGGGCTCCGTGCGCGACGGTGTCCTCGAAGGCATCGACCGCGGCTACTTCCATCGCGAAATTCAGGACGCCTCCTACGAGTACCAAGAGCGCGTCGAAGACGGCGAGGAAATCGTCGTCGGCGTCAACAAGTACGACATGGAGGAGGACACGAAACCCGATATTCTGAAGGTTGACGAGGAAACCCAAGACCGCCAACTTGCGCGACTCGCCGAGGTCAAAGAAGAGCGCGACGACAAGGCAGTTGAAGCCGCATTAGACGAACTGGACGACGCCATCCAGAACGACGAAAACGTCATGCCAGCCATCGTCACCGCGGTGAAAGCCTACGCGACGATGGGCGAAATCATGGACGTGTTCGAGGCCGAACACGGCAGCTATCAGGAAAAAATCGGACTGGCCTGA
- a CDS encoding DUF7520 family protein — protein MPSRLHGRWLVVGLYALIVSFAGFVGVLLGLYGPEDMRPVSLLGLIEIQPTAIGLAIFGMTTIGLFLGVLLFLVMFVSERYDEADPKA, from the coding sequence GTGCCCTCTCGACTCCACGGACGGTGGCTCGTCGTCGGTCTGTACGCCCTCATCGTCTCGTTCGCCGGATTCGTCGGCGTCCTGCTCGGTCTGTACGGTCCGGAGGATATGCGCCCCGTCTCCCTGTTAGGCCTCATCGAAATTCAACCAACAGCCATCGGGTTGGCGATTTTCGGCATGACCACCATCGGACTGTTTCTCGGGGTGTTGCTCTTTCTCGTGATGTTCGTCTCCGAACGCTACGACGAGGCAGACCCGAAGGCCTAA
- a CDS encoding universal stress protein encodes MYHVLLALDETEARAVAQANAVISLPESASKVKAGLLHSFTDNPSGASALQIASVRRAQETLEAAGVETHIVEASGNPADVILDIAAEQDVDCVCVGGRRRSPAGKALFGSVAQSVILNADRPVLVTGGGEV; translated from the coding sequence ATGTACCACGTTCTGTTGGCGTTGGACGAAACCGAGGCGCGCGCAGTGGCACAGGCAAACGCGGTTATTTCCCTCCCCGAATCGGCATCGAAAGTCAAAGCGGGCCTTTTGCACTCATTTACCGACAATCCGAGCGGCGCGTCCGCACTGCAAATTGCGAGTGTCCGGCGGGCACAGGAAACGTTGGAAGCGGCCGGAGTCGAAACCCACATCGTCGAAGCCAGCGGCAATCCCGCGGACGTCATCCTCGACATCGCCGCGGAACAGGATGTTGACTGCGTCTGCGTCGGCGGGCGACGACGGTCGCCCGCCGGAAAAGCTCTCTTCGGCAGTGTCGCCCAATCCGTTATCCTGAACGCAGACCGACCAGTCCTCGTCACTGGCGGGGGAGAAGTGTGA
- a CDS encoding CBS pair associated ParBc domain-containing protein yields the protein MTRDVATVSPDATVESVARRIAESDGHNGFPVCDGRRVEGFVSARDLLLADDPEPIFKVMSQELIVAHPDMDVNDAARVILRSGIQKLPVVDDAGNLVGIISNTDVIRSQIERVTPEKVGKLMRTLESIHDTEVSQRRRKIPLANLVPTQGKVYADELEGRVYEMERGLAEPLVVIENGHTLLLADGHHRAKAADRLDIEEMDAYIIVTDHHLELGMEKTAEKEGLETIDDIQVVDYARHPLVETTKRLQ from the coding sequence ATGACGCGCGACGTAGCGACCGTCTCTCCCGATGCGACCGTCGAATCGGTCGCCCGACGAATCGCCGAAAGCGACGGTCACAACGGATTTCCGGTGTGCGACGGGCGGCGGGTCGAAGGGTTCGTCAGCGCGCGCGACCTCCTGCTCGCGGACGACCCCGAACCGATTTTCAAGGTGATGAGCCAGGAACTCATCGTCGCCCATCCCGACATGGACGTAAACGACGCCGCGCGCGTCATCCTCCGCTCCGGGATTCAGAAACTTCCAGTGGTGGACGACGCGGGCAACCTTGTCGGCATCATCAGCAACACGGACGTCATTCGGAGCCAAATCGAGCGCGTCACGCCGGAGAAGGTCGGCAAATTAATGCGGACGCTCGAATCCATTCACGACACCGAAGTTTCCCAACGCCGCCGGAAAATCCCGCTCGCCAACCTCGTGCCGACTCAAGGAAAAGTCTACGCCGACGAATTGGAGGGCCGCGTGTACGAAATGGAGCGCGGACTGGCCGAACCCCTCGTCGTCATCGAAAACGGCCACACCCTCCTGCTAGCGGATGGCCACCATCGCGCGAAGGCCGCAGATCGCCTCGACATCGAGGAGATGGACGCCTACATCATCGTTACCGACCACCATCTCGAACTCGGCATGGAGAAGACGGCGGAAAAGGAAGGCCTCGAAACCATCGACGACATTCAGGTGGTCGATTACGCCCGCCATCCACTAGTCGAGACGACGAAGCGATTGCAGTAG
- a CDS encoding long-chain-fatty-acid--CoA ligase: protein MKRELLVTDFLDRARNHYGDQEAVVATTGERYTYSEFGERADRVSAALAERGIEKGDRVAVLDPNTHCHLESAYGIMQLGAIHTPLNYRLTPDDFEYILNDAGVDAIIADYEYAERIEDIRGAVPTETFVSNDAAKTEGDWEDFEEIIAETEPEYERPEMDEDEVITINYTSGTTGDPKGVMRTHRTESLHAYLITIHQEIRDDDTYLWTLPMFHVNGWGHIYAITGMGAKHVCTRGIDAGTIFEALVEEDVSYFCAAPTVLNLLIEYDEEHDPETTGTKDVRIATAGSAPPEATIRTVEDEFGWYLKHVYGATETGPLITTSDARRLLGDGPERFSLKKRQGIGYLGTEVAVVDEDGEDVARDDASIGEIVVRGNQVMEGYWEKPEATEEAFNDRREGWYHTGDLAVVDEHGMVSIQDRKKDIIISGGENISSIELEDTLFDHGGVSDVAVIPTPSDKWGETPKAFIIPATGNPDESGITEEEIREFTREKMAGYKVVSRVEFVDELPTTATGKVQKYELREQEWDDEDRMVGQG from the coding sequence ATGAAGCGTGAACTGCTCGTAACGGATTTTCTCGACAGAGCGCGGAATCATTACGGCGACCAGGAAGCAGTCGTGGCGACCACGGGAGAGCGCTACACCTACAGCGAATTCGGTGAGCGCGCCGACCGGGTTTCGGCGGCGCTCGCGGAGCGCGGCATCGAAAAGGGCGACCGGGTGGCCGTCCTCGACCCGAACACGCACTGCCACCTCGAATCGGCCTACGGAATCATGCAGTTGGGTGCGATTCACACGCCGCTGAACTATCGGCTCACGCCGGACGATTTCGAGTACATCCTGAACGACGCCGGAGTTGACGCGATAATCGCGGATTACGAATACGCCGAGAGAATCGAGGACATCCGCGGCGCAGTGCCGACGGAGACGTTCGTCAGCAACGACGCGGCGAAAACCGAGGGCGACTGGGAGGATTTCGAAGAAATCATCGCGGAAACGGAACCGGAGTACGAGCGTCCGGAAATGGACGAGGACGAAGTCATCACCATCAACTACACCTCGGGGACGACGGGCGACCCGAAGGGCGTGATGCGAACTCACCGAACCGAATCGCTCCACGCCTACCTCATCACGATTCATCAGGAGATTCGGGACGACGACACCTACCTCTGGACGCTCCCGATGTTCCACGTCAACGGCTGGGGCCACATCTACGCGATTACAGGGATGGGCGCGAAACACGTCTGTACTCGCGGTATCGATGCCGGGACGATTTTCGAAGCGCTGGTCGAAGAAGACGTGTCGTACTTCTGTGCCGCGCCGACCGTGTTGAACCTGCTCATCGAATACGACGAGGAACACGACCCGGAAACGACGGGCACAAAGGATGTCAGGATTGCCACCGCGGGAAGCGCCCCACCGGAGGCGACCATCAGAACCGTCGAGGACGAGTTCGGATGGTACCTGAAACACGTCTACGGCGCGACGGAGACAGGGCCGCTCATCACCACCTCCGACGCCAGACGACTGCTGGGCGACGGGCCGGAACGATTTTCCTTGAAAAAACGACAGGGAATCGGCTACCTCGGAACCGAAGTCGCCGTCGTGGACGAGGACGGCGAGGATGTCGCGCGAGATGACGCCTCGATCGGTGAAATCGTTGTCCGCGGCAATCAGGTGATGGAAGGCTACTGGGAGAAACCGGAGGCGACCGAGGAGGCGTTCAACGACCGCCGGGAGGGCTGGTATCACACGGGCGATCTCGCGGTGGTGGACGAACACGGCATGGTGTCGATTCAAGACCGCAAAAAGGACATCATCATCAGCGGCGGGGAAAATATCTCCAGCATCGAGTTGGAGGACACGCTGTTCGACCACGGCGGCGTCAGCGACGTGGCGGTCATTCCGACACCGAGCGACAAATGGGGCGAGACGCCGAAGGCGTTCATCATCCCGGCGACCGGCAACCCCGACGAATCGGGCATCACGGAGGAAGAAATTCGGGAGTTCACCCGCGAGAAGATGGCTGGCTACAAGGTCGTCAGTCGAGTCGAGTTCGTGGACGAGTTGCCGACGACGGCAACCGGAAAGGTACAGAAGTACGAACTCCGCGAACAGGAGTGGGACGACGAGGACAGGATGGTCGGGCAGGGATAA
- the acs gene encoding acetate--CoA ligase, which produces MPDDTVELEARLEEAESFEPPESFVAQANVADEEIYEVFEENWPECWERAGDLLDWNEDYDTVLDDGNAPFYEWFTGGSLNASANCLDRHLADRGDEAAIEWIGELGDTRTYTYSDLHREVNEFAAALREQGVEEDDVVTLYMPMVPELPIAMLACARIGAPHSVVFAGFSADALATRMNSADSEHLVTCDGYYRRGDPLQHKEKADEGLGGVNHDVESVIVVNRLGDEYDHPMENGELDYDDLISEHEGTKVEPVSRDAEDMLFLMYTSGTTGQPKGVKHTTAGYLSYVAWTSQAVLDIKPEDTYWCSADIGWITGHSYIVYGPLALGTTSVMYEGTPDYPDKDRLWEIVEEYEVDQLYTAPTAIRAFMKWGSQYPERHDLSSLRLLGTVGEPINPRAWKWYYKHIGNENCPIVDTWWQTETGGMMVTTLPGIGTMKPGSAGPPLPGIDIRVVDTRGEEVDPGKAGYLTINKPWPGMLRTLYDNDERFISEYWAEYSDTESDDPADWVYFPEDGAKIDEDGYITVLGRVDDVLNVSGHRLGTMEIESAIVGVEGVAESAVVGGHHDVKGEAVYGYVITEEGYDGGDDLHDRIVAGVEDAIGPIARPEEIVFTPELPKTRSGKIMRRLLEDIANEEELGDTSTLRNPEVVEDIQEKVKE; this is translated from the coding sequence ATGCCAGACGATACCGTGGAACTCGAAGCACGGCTCGAAGAGGCGGAATCATTCGAGCCACCGGAATCGTTCGTTGCGCAGGCGAACGTCGCCGACGAGGAAATCTACGAGGTGTTCGAGGAGAACTGGCCGGAGTGTTGGGAACGAGCGGGCGACCTGCTCGACTGGAACGAGGACTACGACACCGTTCTGGACGACGGCAACGCGCCCTTCTACGAGTGGTTCACGGGCGGTTCGCTAAACGCCTCGGCGAACTGCCTCGACCGGCATCTGGCCGACCGCGGCGACGAGGCCGCAATCGAATGGATCGGTGAACTCGGCGACACGCGAACGTACACCTATAGCGACCTCCACCGCGAAGTGAACGAGTTTGCGGCGGCACTGCGCGAACAGGGCGTCGAGGAAGACGACGTCGTCACGCTGTACATGCCGATGGTGCCGGAACTGCCGATTGCGATGCTGGCGTGCGCCCGAATCGGCGCGCCCCACAGCGTCGTCTTCGCCGGGTTCTCGGCGGACGCACTCGCCACTCGCATGAACAGCGCGGACTCCGAACATCTCGTCACCTGTGACGGCTACTACCGCCGGGGCGACCCGCTTCAGCACAAGGAGAAGGCCGACGAGGGACTCGGGGGCGTCAACCACGACGTAGAGAGCGTCATCGTGGTCAACCGACTCGGCGACGAGTACGACCATCCGATGGAAAACGGGGAACTCGACTACGACGACCTCATCAGCGAACACGAAGGCACAAAAGTCGAACCCGTGTCGCGGGACGCGGAAGATATGCTCTTTTTGATGTACACCTCGGGGACGACCGGACAACCGAAAGGCGTGAAACACACGACGGCGGGCTATCTGTCCTACGTGGCGTGGACATCGCAGGCGGTTCTGGACATCAAACCGGAGGACACCTACTGGTGTTCCGCAGACATCGGTTGGATTACCGGCCATTCGTACATCGTCTACGGCCCCCTTGCGCTCGGGACGACAAGCGTGATGTACGAGGGGACGCCGGACTACCCGGACAAAGACCGTCTCTGGGAAATCGTCGAAGAGTACGAGGTAGACCAACTGTACACCGCCCCAACCGCGATTCGCGCATTCATGAAATGGGGCAGTCAGTATCCGGAACGACACGACCTTTCCTCGCTTCGACTGCTCGGCACGGTCGGCGAACCAATCAATCCACGCGCGTGGAAATGGTACTACAAACACATCGGAAATGAGAACTGCCCAATCGTGGACACGTGGTGGCAGACCGAAACCGGCGGAATGATGGTGACCACGCTCCCCGGCATCGGGACGATGAAACCCGGTTCCGCTGGCCCGCCACTTCCCGGTATCGACATTCGCGTCGTCGATACGCGCGGCGAGGAAGTTGACCCCGGAAAGGCCGGATACCTCACCATCAACAAGCCGTGGCCGGGGATGCTCAGGACGCTTTACGACAACGACGAGCGATTCATCTCCGAGTATTGGGCAGAGTACTCGGACACCGAGAGCGACGACCCGGCGGACTGGGTGTACTTCCCCGAAGACGGCGCGAAGATAGACGAGGACGGCTACATCACGGTTCTCGGCCGCGTTGACGACGTACTCAACGTCTCCGGCCACCGCCTCGGAACGATGGAAATCGAATCGGCCATCGTCGGCGTCGAAGGTGTCGCCGAATCCGCAGTCGTCGGCGGTCACCACGACGTGAAAGGCGAGGCCGTGTACGGCTACGTCATCACCGAAGAAGGCTACGACGGCGGCGACGACCTGCACGACCGAATCGTCGCGGGCGTGGAGGACGCAATCGGCCCGATTGCTCGCCCCGAGGAAATCGTCTTCACGCCGGAACTGCCGAAGACTCGTTCCGGGAAAATCATGCGCCGACTCTTGGAGGACATCGCCAACGAGGAGGAACTGGGCGACACCTCCACGCTCCGGAATCCGGAAGTCGTCGAGGATATTCAAGAGAAAGTAAAAGAGTAG